One region of Cyanobium sp. M30B3 genomic DNA includes:
- a CDS encoding PHP domain-containing protein, which yields MGRTPRHDHPLAAVLASVTPACCPTRLNFHCHTTHSDGSLRPEQLAEQAIAIGLEHLAVTDHHAIAGSEGVAAALEEARRRGHTVPTLWRGVEISCLLEGCLVHVLALGFAAEHPSLEPYLQGSSVVGPALHAEQVLAAIRAADGLALLAHPARYRLPFATLLAAAAELGFDGAETWYDYQMQPRWQPTPLVCEAIARDLCRRGLLQSCGTDTHGLALHGR from the coding sequence ATGGGCCGAACCCCTCGCCACGATCACCCCCTTGCTGCCGTGCTGGCCTCGGTCACGCCGGCCTGCTGCCCCACGCGGCTCAACTTCCACTGCCACACCACCCACAGCGACGGCAGCCTGCGGCCCGAGCAGCTGGCCGAGCAGGCGATCGCCATCGGTCTGGAGCACCTGGCCGTGACCGACCACCACGCCATCGCCGGCAGTGAGGGGGTGGCAGCCGCCCTGGAGGAAGCGCGCCGGCGCGGCCACACCGTGCCCACTCTGTGGCGCGGCGTGGAGATCAGCTGCCTGCTGGAGGGCTGCCTGGTGCACGTGCTCGCCCTCGGCTTCGCCGCAGAGCACCCCAGCCTCGAGCCCTACCTGCAGGGCAGCAGCGTGGTGGGGCCGGCCCTGCATGCCGAACAGGTGCTGGCCGCCATCCGCGCGGCCGATGGCCTGGCCCTGCTGGCCCACCCTGCCCGCTACCGCCTGCCGTTCGCCACCCTGCTTGCCGCGGCGGCCGAGCTCGGTTTCGACGGCGCCGAAACCTGGTACGACTACCAGATGCAGCCACGCTGGCAGCCCACGCCACTGGTGTGTGAGGCGATCGCCCGCGACCTCTGCCGCCGGGGGCTTTTGCAGAGTTGTGGTACGGATACCCATGGGCTGGCGCTCCACGGCCGCTAG
- the cobN gene encoding cobaltochelatase subunit CobN: MHRLAAIPGAEDGGGIAFIEQEPAPVLLLTSADTDLLCLEPLLQAEPQLLGAELRGLNLAALAHPAVVDHYLTCTAQAARLVVVRLLGGRGHWSYGLEQLRQWAVAAPARQLLVLAGTAEEEQGLAELGTGDPALAVALARCLRVGGPANGRAVLSALGALLRGEPVAAPEPQPLADPLPHDWRDEPGERIGVIAYRALWQAGDQELMEALLERLRQRGLCPRALWVSGLRDAAVQRGVEQLLGRERVQAVLCCTSFASVQFEQAGLGAPLWEALDVPVLQLLLASQPRQRWQASSIGLAPTDLTLQVALPELDGRITTRIGAFKECVGTGEQLGGALQRYRPDRERLAWVSELAANWIGLRRTPAARRQVALVLANYPTRNSRLANGVGLDTPASAAAMLHWLRAEGYGLAGELPAGGQALIEALLAGRSNDPESGHRPALDHLPLARYRSWYDQLPAPGRQRLEAVWGPPEQDAGLERLSSGELGFAVRGLRFGRVCLLIQPERGYDRDPSLSYHSPDLPPTHAYLAQYLWLRQVFAAQAVVHVGKHGNLEWLPGKGLGLSDQCFPEWALGPLPHLYPFIVNDPGEGSQAKRRSQAVILDHLTPPLGRAGLHGELQQLEALLDEYWEASQVGGGERAALLRRQLEQRLADLDLPLGTGAELEARLDAADGYLCELKEAQIRLGLHRYGQLPEAAELAELLLCLARPPQAGVAGLTQALARDQGLELDPWGDPEDQPLSEADQRMLQPARRVGDGVERLEQQALELCRWALGQAQVAEQELATSERATPAALMAPPPWPIGPHTAPVLGHLRQELVPRLLACGTQERLAFLAGLEGRRVAAGPSGAPTRGRPDLLPTGRNFYSVDLRGLPTEAAWDLGRRSAELLLELHLQEEGEHLHSLALSVWGTSTMRNGGEDIAQALALLGVRPLWDGPTRRMVDLEVIPLALLGRPRVDVTLRISGLFRDAFPQLVAWVNRATALVAALDEPEEQNPLAAAARREGTAARVYGSAPGAYGAGLQGLIDSGQWETRADLGEAFLNWSSWRYGAAEGDGSALAGMAHGPAGAMGIEAAADRQGLEQRLRSVQVVLHNQDNREHDLLDSDDYYQFQGGLSAAAETLQGEAPAAWFGDHSRAARPRLHRLEKEFDKVLRSRLLNPRWIAGMQRHGYKGGFEMAASLDYLFAYGASTGRVPDWSYGAVAEHWLGDPGVRAFLEATNPWALRDMAERLLEAHHRGLWSGAGDGQLASLRQLVLAAEALVEQR; encoded by the coding sequence ATGCACAGGCTGGCAGCGATCCCAGGAGCGGAGGACGGGGGCGGCATCGCCTTCATCGAGCAGGAGCCGGCGCCGGTGCTGCTGCTCACCAGCGCCGACACCGACCTGCTCTGCCTGGAGCCGTTGCTGCAGGCCGAACCGCAGCTGCTGGGGGCGGAGCTGCGCGGTCTGAACCTGGCGGCCCTGGCCCATCCGGCGGTGGTGGATCACTACCTGACCTGCACCGCCCAGGCGGCGCGGCTGGTGGTGGTGCGGCTGCTGGGCGGGCGGGGGCACTGGAGCTATGGGCTGGAGCAGTTGCGGCAGTGGGCCGTGGCGGCGCCGGCACGGCAGCTGCTGGTGCTGGCGGGCACCGCCGAGGAGGAGCAGGGCCTGGCCGAGCTGGGCACGGGCGATCCCGCCCTGGCCGTGGCCCTGGCCCGCTGCCTGCGGGTGGGCGGCCCGGCCAACGGCCGGGCGGTGCTCAGCGCTCTGGGTGCCCTGCTGCGGGGGGAGCCCGTGGCGGCGCCGGAGCCGCAACCCCTGGCCGATCCCCTGCCCCACGACTGGCGTGACGAGCCGGGCGAGCGCATCGGCGTGATCGCCTACCGCGCCCTCTGGCAGGCGGGCGACCAGGAGCTGATGGAGGCACTGCTGGAGCGGCTGCGCCAACGTGGGCTCTGCCCCCGGGCCCTGTGGGTGAGCGGCCTGCGCGACGCGGCGGTGCAGCGGGGGGTGGAGCAACTGCTGGGCCGCGAACGGGTGCAGGCGGTGCTGTGCTGCACGTCGTTCGCCTCGGTGCAGTTCGAGCAGGCGGGCCTGGGGGCGCCCCTGTGGGAGGCCCTGGACGTGCCGGTGCTGCAGCTGCTGCTGGCCAGCCAGCCCCGCCAGCGCTGGCAAGCCAGCAGCATCGGCCTGGCCCCCACCGACCTCACCCTGCAGGTGGCCCTGCCGGAGCTCGATGGGCGCATCACCACCCGCATCGGCGCCTTCAAGGAGTGCGTGGGCACGGGCGAGCAGCTGGGGGGCGCCCTGCAGCGCTACCGGCCCGACCGGGAGCGGCTGGCCTGGGTGAGTGAGCTGGCCGCCAACTGGATCGGCCTGCGCCGCACCCCGGCCGCCCGGCGGCAGGTGGCCCTGGTGCTGGCCAACTACCCCACCCGCAACAGCCGGCTGGCCAACGGCGTGGGCCTGGACACGCCGGCCTCGGCGGCGGCGATGCTGCACTGGCTGCGGGCGGAGGGCTATGGCCTGGCCGGGGAGCTGCCCGCCGGTGGCCAGGCCCTGATCGAGGCCCTGCTGGCCGGCCGGAGCAACGATCCAGAGAGCGGCCACCGGCCCGCGCTCGACCATCTGCCCCTGGCCCGCTACCGCAGCTGGTACGACCAGCTGCCGGCGCCTGGCCGCCAGCGGCTGGAGGCGGTGTGGGGGCCGCCGGAGCAGGACGCCGGCCTGGAACGCCTTTCCAGCGGTGAGCTGGGGTTTGCGGTGCGGGGCCTGCGCTTCGGGCGGGTGTGCCTGCTGATCCAGCCGGAGCGGGGCTACGACCGCGACCCCAGCCTCAGCTACCACTCACCCGACCTGCCCCCCACCCACGCCTACCTGGCCCAGTACCTCTGGCTGCGGCAGGTGTTCGCCGCCCAGGCGGTGGTGCACGTGGGCAAGCACGGCAACCTGGAGTGGCTGCCCGGCAAGGGGCTGGGGCTCTCCGACCAGTGCTTCCCGGAGTGGGCCCTGGGGCCGCTGCCCCACCTCTATCCGTTCATCGTGAACGACCCGGGGGAGGGCTCCCAGGCCAAGCGGCGCAGCCAGGCCGTGATCCTCGACCACCTCACCCCGCCCCTGGGCCGGGCGGGGCTGCACGGCGAACTGCAGCAGCTGGAGGCCCTGCTGGATGAGTACTGGGAGGCCAGCCAGGTGGGCGGCGGCGAGCGGGCGGCCCTGCTGCGCCGGCAGCTGGAGCAGCGGCTCGCCGATCTGGATCTGCCCCTGGGGACCGGGGCCGAGCTGGAGGCCCGCCTCGATGCGGCCGATGGCTACCTCTGCGAGCTGAAGGAGGCCCAGATCCGCCTGGGACTGCACCGCTACGGCCAGCTGCCGGAGGCGGCGGAGCTGGCGGAACTGCTGCTCTGCCTGGCCCGGCCGCCCCAGGCGGGTGTGGCCGGGCTCACCCAGGCCCTGGCCCGCGACCAGGGCCTGGAGCTCGACCCCTGGGGCGACCCGGAGGACCAGCCCCTCAGCGAAGCCGACCAGCGCATGCTGCAGCCGGCGCGGCGGGTGGGCGATGGTGTGGAGCGGCTGGAGCAGCAGGCCCTGGAGCTCTGCCGGTGGGCCCTGGGCCAGGCCCAGGTTGCTGAGCAGGAGCTGGCCACCAGCGAGCGAGCGACTCCAGCAGCGCTGATGGCGCCGCCTCCATGGCCGATCGGCCCCCACACGGCACCGGTGCTGGGGCACCTGCGCCAGGAGTTGGTGCCGCGGCTGCTGGCCTGCGGCACGCAGGAGCGGCTGGCCTTCCTGGCGGGCCTGGAGGGCCGCCGGGTGGCCGCCGGCCCCTCCGGTGCCCCCACCCGCGGCAGGCCCGACCTGCTACCCACCGGCCGCAATTTCTATTCGGTGGACCTGCGCGGCCTGCCCACCGAGGCCGCCTGGGACCTCGGCCGCCGCAGCGCCGAACTGCTGCTGGAGCTGCACCTGCAGGAGGAGGGGGAGCACCTGCACAGCCTGGCCCTGTCGGTGTGGGGCACCAGCACGATGCGCAACGGCGGCGAAGACATCGCCCAGGCCCTGGCGCTGCTGGGGGTGCGGCCGCTGTGGGATGGGCCGACGCGGCGGATGGTGGACCTGGAGGTGATCCCCCTGGCCCTGCTCGGCCGGCCGCGGGTGGATGTGACCCTGCGCATCTCCGGCCTGTTCCGCGACGCCTTCCCCCAGCTGGTGGCCTGGGTGAACCGGGCCACGGCCCTGGTGGCGGCCCTCGATGAGCCGGAGGAGCAGAACCCGCTGGCGGCGGCGGCGCGGCGGGAGGGCACGGCAGCACGGGTGTATGGCTCGGCGCCTGGGGCCTACGGGGCGGGGCTGCAGGGCCTGATCGACAGCGGCCAGTGGGAGACGCGGGCCGATCTGGGCGAGGCCTTCCTCAACTGGAGCAGCTGGCGCTATGGCGCTGCCGAGGGTGACGGCTCAGCCTTGGCAGGGATGGCCCATGGCCCGGCAGGGGCAATGGGCATCGAGGCGGCGGCCGACCGCCAGGGGCTGGAGCAGCGCCTGCGCAGTGTGCAGGTGGTGCTGCACAACCAGGACAACCGGGAACACGACCTGCTCGATTCCGACGACTACTACCAGTTCCAGGGCGGGCTCAGCGCCGCCGCTGAAACCCTGCAGGGTGAGGCGCCGGCGGCCTGGTTCGGCGACCACTCCCGCGCCGCGCGGCCGCGCCTGCACCGGCTGGAGAAGGAGTTCGACAAGGTGCTGCGCTCCCGGCTGCTCAACCCCCGCTGGATCGCCGGCATGCAGCGGCACGGCTACAAGGGGGGCTTCGAGATGGCGGCCAGCCTCGACTACCTGTTCGCCTACGGCGCCAGCACCGGCCGGGTGCCGGACTGGAGCTACGGGGCCGTGGCCGAGCACTGGCTCGGGGACCCGGGCGTGCGGGCCTTTCTGGAGGCGACCAACCCCTGGGCCCTGCGCGACATGGCCGAGCGGCTGTTGGAAGCCCACCACCGGGGTCTGTGGAGCGGCGCCGGCGATGGGCAGCTGGCCAGCCTGCGGCAGCTGGTGCTGGCGGCAGAGGCGCTGGTGGAGCAGCGCTGA
- a CDS encoding branched-chain amino acid transaminase — protein MHQFLPYAWFGGRCVPFAEATLSVATHALHYGTGAFGGMRALPNPNDPAEILLFRADRHARRLSQSARLLLTELKEQTIHEAIGEFLRANKPTCPVYLRPFVYTSDLGIAPRLHNIETDFLIYGLELGDYLSPEGVSCRISSWTRQEDRSLPLRGKISGAYITSSLAKTEAVKSGFDEALLLNSRGKVSEASGMNLFIVRDGALITPGVDQDILEGITRASVIELARAMGLEVIERAVDKSELFVADEVFLSGTAAKVTPVRRVETTELPTARPVMERIRERLTAITEGRDPAYDHWVSRVRLDG, from the coding sequence ATGCACCAGTTCCTTCCCTATGCCTGGTTCGGTGGCAGGTGCGTGCCCTTCGCCGAGGCCACCCTGTCGGTGGCCACCCATGCCCTGCACTACGGCACCGGCGCCTTCGGGGGGATGCGGGCCCTGCCCAACCCCAACGATCCCGCTGAGATCCTGCTGTTCCGCGCCGACCGCCACGCCCGCCGTCTCAGCCAGAGCGCCCGGCTGCTGCTCACCGAGCTGAAGGAGCAGACGATCCACGAGGCCATCGGCGAATTCCTCAGGGCCAACAAACCCACCTGTCCGGTGTATCTGCGCCCGTTCGTCTACACCAGCGACCTGGGAATCGCCCCCCGCCTGCACAACATCGAGACTGACTTTCTCATCTACGGCCTGGAACTGGGAGACTACCTCTCGCCCGAAGGGGTGAGCTGCCGGATCAGCTCCTGGACCCGCCAGGAGGACCGCTCCCTGCCCCTGCGCGGCAAGATCAGCGGCGCCTACATCACCAGCTCCCTGGCCAAGACCGAGGCTGTCAAGAGCGGTTTCGATGAGGCCCTGTTGCTCAATAGCCGCGGCAAGGTGAGCGAGGCCAGCGGCATGAACCTGTTCATCGTGCGCGACGGCGCGCTGATCACCCCGGGTGTGGATCAGGACATCCTCGAGGGCATCACCCGCGCCAGCGTGATCGAGCTAGCCAGGGCCATGGGCCTGGAGGTGATCGAGCGGGCGGTGGATAAGAGCGAGCTGTTCGTGGCCGACGAAGTGTTCCTCAGTGGCACCGCCGCCAAGGTCACGCCGGTGCGGCGGGTGGAAACCACCGAGCTGCCCACCGCCCGTCCGGTGATGGAGCGGATCAGGGAGCGTCTCACGGCGATCACGGAAGGGCGCGATCCCGCCTATGACCACTGGGTGTCGCGCGTGCGTCTCGACGGCTGA